A genomic segment from Geitlerinema sp. PCC 7407 encodes:
- a CDS encoding TerB family tellurite resistance protein, which produces MKSKADTKQLVKILIGAAWIDGRIQPEERQYLQQIVAEKNLGDDPEIRPLLGELVPVKPDQCYEWIREYLGDRPNPEDYQKLLSAISGLIYSDGTIETEEAKLLTRLQLLDPAGSHEPAHSAVLRAIQKMYRSWLTEQR; this is translated from the coding sequence ATGAAAAGCAAGGCAGATACCAAGCAATTGGTCAAAATCTTGATTGGAGCGGCCTGGATCGACGGGCGAATCCAGCCAGAGGAGCGGCAATATCTTCAGCAAATCGTCGCTGAAAAAAATCTCGGTGACGATCCAGAGATTCGGCCCTTGCTGGGCGAGCTGGTGCCTGTAAAACCGGACCAATGTTACGAGTGGATTCGGGAGTATCTGGGCGATCGCCCCAACCCCGAAGACTACCAAAAACTGCTCAGCGCCATCAGCGGACTGATTTACAGCGACGGCACCATTGAAACAGAAGAAGCCAAGCTCCTCACTCGGCTTCAGCTTCTCGATCCCGCAGGTAGTCACGAGCCTGCCCACAGCGCTGTTTTACGGGCGATCCAAAAAATGTACCGATCCTGGCTCACCGAGCAGCGCTAA